One window of Saccharomyces kudriavzevii IFO 1802 strain IFO1802 genome assembly, chromosome: 10 genomic DNA carries:
- the SNA3 gene encoding Sna3p (similar to Saccharomyces cerevisiae SNA3 (YJL151C); ancestral locus Anc_1.197): MARDPINDNRMRYSINKDDLVLMVLAVFIPPASVWKRKGLFNRDTLLNLLLFLLLFFPATIHACYVVYETSDERSDERSRAQESTSAVDRDLEAHPKEEPSHVEPPAYDEDDEARADMPLMDHKQQSSPVRI; this comes from the coding sequence atggcTAGAGACCCTATTAATGACAATCGAATGAGGTACTCCATCAACAAGGACGACTTGGTGCTAATGGTGTTGGCGGTATTCATCCCACCCGCTTCCGTTTGGAAGCGGAAGGGCCTATTCAACAGGGACACCTTGCTGAACTTGCTGTTATTCCTACTGTTGTTCTTCCCAGCAACTATCCACGCTTGCTACGTGGTGTACGAAACCAGCGATGAGCGCTCTGACGAGCGGTCACGTGCCCAAGAGTCGACTTCCGCCGTGGACCGCGACCTGGAAGCTCACCCCAAGGAGGAGCCATCCCATGTTGAGCCCCCAGCAtacgatgaagacgatgagGCTCGCGCCGACATGCCCCTAATGGACCACAAACAGCAGTCGTCACCCGTCCGTATCTAG
- the DAS1 gene encoding SCF ubiquitin ligase complex subunit DAS1 (similar to Saccharomyces cerevisiae DAS1 (YJL149W); ancestral locus Anc_1.198), whose protein sequence is MPFQDYFQKKKAAFVNRNNKNSADTSAPRNSSSSINISTATKYKNYVFPLTKLPDELMQEVFSHLPQPDRLQLCLVNKRLNKIATKLLYRRIYLNDSNVVKSDFMHLAINWTLLNLPSSLKEEESRNIANYKLKKLIETLQNNIRITQSIQWIRINWDLDSVLQRSILNILCNQGKSLQRLENVTDPTCNDIISNGHFSKFNVSSFDMAPPNSLPEMVVPENYIPNLTRYLSQRISSRLSHMTLFIDPLKLFNYLYPLDIKLQIIDLKLHWRREFYNNGYFVNKVRPGNPLAKLSEVFDKRSLKILTIISWNDTLLKRETEMLKDFKEFEHLEDLSLISIKQDVHILVDLFSSLTNLKRLKMDFLEDYIPEPTSPHIFLSILLACSKLQFIDLRYDGLIPQIINIQENKFQLNQQCNCTNCQIVFSDILKGKIFMFPEDYYIHDIHDIAAKDVFKMMKYLSLLPYSKACDAYPSVRTQPMNLTNFVTKMNLNLLKYRSSKSQLVPKIVNNPHQHSTVTSTSTAHMGDPEMIIIDDNNDDDINMDLPPDSGDTATTISDDMELPHESLTKRDVIMCYHALIHHFKSIYVTFLKSFPHLRFLMLNDIPTIVMEENNERIFEPVFYHYDYKSNLHGWSKESNKNLDNDNNNNNLDTVARIATVM, encoded by the coding sequence ATGCCATTCCAAGACTACttccagaagaaaaaagcagcTTTCGTAAacagaaataataaaaatagcGCAGATACGTCAGCACCACGAAATAGTAGTTCCAGTATAAATATAAGCACCGCCACTAAATATAAGAACTATGTGTTCCCGCTAACAAAACTCCCCGATGAGCTCATGCAAGAGGTGTTTTCTCACTTGCCGCAACCGGACCGCTTGCAGCTCTGTCTCGTGAACAAAAGACTAAATAAGATCGCCACCAAACTGCTTTATAGAAGAATTTACTTGAATGACTCAAACGTGGTGAAGAGCGACTTCATGCATCTGGCTATTAACTGGACCCTACTGAATTTGCcatcttctttgaaagaagaggagTCCCGCAATATCGCCAACTACAAACTGAAAAAACTTATAGAAACATTGCAAAATAACATTCGCATCACACAGTCCATTCAGTGGATAAGGATCAACTGGGATTTGGACTCCGTTCTGCAACGGTCCATCCTCAACATCCTCTGCAACCAGGGCAAATCTCTGCAAAGGCTAGAAAACGTCACAGACCCGACTTGCAATGACATCATCTCCAATGGCCACTTTTCCAAGTTTAATGTGTCGAGTTTTGACATGGCCCCCCCAAATTCATTGCCTGAAATGGTGGTCCCCGAAAATTACATTCCAAACCTCACCAGATACCTGTCACAACGTATTTCCTCTCGCCTCTCTCACATGACCCTATTTATCGACCCTTTAAAATTGTTCAATTATCTTTACCCGCTAGACATCAAGTTGCAAATCATCGATCTGAAGTTGCATTGGAGAAGAGAGTTTTACAACAACGGTTATTTTGTTAACAAGGTACGGCCCGGTAACCCGTTGGCCAAACTGTCAGAAGTGTTTGACAAGAGAAGCTTGAAAATCCTTACCATCATCTCCTGGAATGATACTCTTCTGAAACGCGAGACCGAGATGCTCAaggatttcaaagaatttgaacATCTGGAAGACTTGTCTTTGATCTCCATTAAACAGGATGTTCACATTCTCGTAGATCTTTTCAGTTCGTTAaccaatttgaaaaggctGAAAATGGACTTCCTGGAGGACTATATACCTGAACCCACGAGTCCTCACATTTTCCTATCAATTTTATTAGCTTGCTCCAAGTTGCAATTCATAGATTTAAGGTATGACGGCCTTATCCCacaaatcatcaatatccaagaaaataagttCCAATTGAATCAGCAGTGCAACTGTACAAACTGCCAAATAGTGTTCAGCGACATTCTCAAGGGCAAAATATTCATGTTCCCTGAAGACTACTACATTCACGATATCCACGACATTGCAGCAAAGgacgttttcaaaatgatgAAATACTTGTCCTTGTTACCGTACTCAAAGGCATGTGATGCTTACCCAAGCGTGAGAACACAACCAATGAACCTGACCAACTTTGTCACTAAGATGAATCTCAACCTTTTGAAATACAGGAGCTCTAAATCCCAGCTCGTGCCTAAAATAGTTAATAATCCGCATCAGCATTCCACCGTGACTTCGACGTCCACTGCACACATGGGCGATCCtgaaatgataataatCGATGACAAcaacgatgatgacatCAACATGGACCTTCCTCCGGATAGTGGCGACACTGCCACCACCATTTCCGATGACATGGAACTCCCCCACGAATCACTGACCAAAAGGGATGTCATTATGTGTTATCACGCTCTAATTCATCACTTCAAGTCGATCTACGtcacttttttgaaaagttttccTCATCTGAGgtttttgatgttgaatGATATCCCCACAATAGTCATGGAGGAAAATAACGAACGTATTTTTGAGCCGGTCTTTTACCATTACGATTATAAGAGTAATTTGCATGGATGGTCCAAAGAATCAAACAAGAACTTGGATAAtgataacaacaataataatctTGATACCGTTGCAAGAATAGCCACTGTCATGTAA
- the RPA34 gene encoding DNA-directed RNA polymerase I subunit RPA34 (similar to Saccharomyces cerevisiae RPA34 (YJL148W); ancestral locus Anc_1.201) has translation MSKLSKDYVSDSDSEDEVISNEFSIPDGFKKCKHLKSFPLDSDNTKKFKQQQVWLLKFPSKVDISKLKSLPIDFESSAAMSIDNHDYTVVEDTDIETLSTQDNQSNMCLLAPSKNKENLQIATTGKDSAPLRFDKIISISEAAKVPAIDFDKVRVPRKDVPKVEGLKLEHFATGYGAKDFGVTENTVTKEHKKTSKKRSHQDDEEEGSKDKKKKKKKEKKDKKKKQRD, from the coding sequence atgtccaaactttcaaaagattaCGTATCGGATTCAGATTCAGAAGATGAAGTGATATCAAACGAATTCAGCATACCAGATGGGTTTAAGAAATGTAAGCATTTAAAGAGTTTTCCCCTGGACAGCGATAATacgaaaaaatttaaacaACAGCAGGTTTGGTTGCTCAAATTTCCATCGAAAGTGGACATCTCCAAGCTAAAGTCCCTACCCATAGATTTTGAATCATCTGCAGCCATGTCCATTGATAACCACGATTACACTGTCGTGGAGGATACAGATATCGAGACTTTGTCGACACAGGATAACCAAAGTAACATGTGCTTGTTGGCTCCGTCAAAAAACAAGGAGAATCTTCAGATCGCTACTACAGGTAAGGATAGCGCGCCATTACGATTCGATAAAATTATTTCTATTAGTGAGGCTGCCAAGGTCCCGGCTATTGACTTCGATAAGGTAAGAGTTCCACGCAAAGATGTCCCAAAAGTGGAAGGCTTGAAATTGGAACATTTTGCCACCGGTTATGGGGCCAAAGATTTTGGTGTTACTGAAAATACAGTGACGAAAGAACATaagaaaacatcaaaaaagcGTTCACATCAAGACGATGAGGAGGAAGGATCTAaggacaagaaaaagaagaagaagaaggagaagaaggataagaaaaagaagcaaagaGATTAA
- the SMT1 gene encoding Smt1p (similar to Saccharomyces cerevisiae YJL147C; ancestral locus Anc_1.203) produces the protein MMRRAFSLFAGRLLKSKDDELKSTLKYLTKGSMKSLGSLFGSSAPSEHGMSSHPGISKKNIQSHHVENILRILNSNLPEVESKKQKVAIHYDVLFSHLRSIVTEAVENEDTSSKQLRTASPEDLYDKLLLLQYMGKLTNVRQITEILLSKNFNKFDDLWEHRALFDQYQRVVISILLYYRTHNAQIRKEYEVRWLSDYNDLQFPLRRLFWRCLTFDVPEDSIKQTISNNVKLLGKNWRNNDLILIYQSLYEKSHILPESKDLEGVSGGAVSFTRNQTLLFRILRAISKRFEDDPKLIKKWLIDIVKLSVQNKLVLESLTPSSASIIDQYKFIRSLDVSIQSIHRRCQSQSTFEELQDDLENILKSINDEEHELKTHLPLNLI, from the coding sequence ATGATGAGAAGGGCCTTTTCTCTATTTGCAGGACGGCTACTGAAGTCcaaagatgatgaattaaAATCAACTCTAAAGTACTTAACCAAAGGCTCCATGAAGTCTCTAGGGTCTCTGTTCGGTTCTTCCGCCCCTAGTGAACATGGCATGTCTTCTCATCCAGGCATCagtaaaaagaatattcaaaGCCACCATGTAGAAAACATTTTAAGGATACTGAATTCAAACCTACCAGAGGTAGAATccaagaaacaaaaagtgGCCATTCATTATGATGTACTTTTCTCACATCTGAGGTCCATAGTTACTGAGGCGGTGGAGAACGAGGATACTTCCTCAAAGCAATTGCGAACAGCATCACCTGAGGACTTATATGACAAATTACTGCTACTGCAGTACATGGGTAAGTTAACTAACGTACGCCAAATAACGGAAATCCTACTATCCAAGAACttcaataaatttgatgatttatGGGAGCATAGAGCACTGTTCGATCAATATCAAAGAGTAGTCATATCCATTTTACTATACTACAGGACGCATAATGCGCAAATAAGGAAAGAATACGAGGTCCGTTGGTTGTCAGACTACAATGATCTGCAGTTTCCCCTACGACGTCTTTTCTGGAGATGCTTAACCTTTGACGTACCTGAAGATAGTATCAAACAAACAATATCAAACAACGTTAAGCTTCTAGGGAAAAATTGGAGGAACAACGATTTAATCTTAATCTATCAATCTCTGTATGAAAAATCCCATATATTGCCAGAATCAAAGGATTTAGAGGGTGTTAGTGGTGGAGCAGTCTCTTTTACCAGAAACCAAACTCTGCTTTTTCGTATCTTAAGGGCTATATCAAAACGTTTTGAAGACGATCCAaaattgatcaaaaaatggctgATCGACATAGTTAAGTTAAGTGTACAAAACAAACTAGTGCTGGAATCATTGACACCATCGTCTGCGTCGATAATAGATCAATACAAGTTCATCAGATCTCTAGACGTTTCCATACAAAGCATTCATCGGAGATGCCAAAGTCAATCCACTTTTGAAGAGTTACAGGATGATCTCGAAAACATATTGAAGTCaattaatgatgaagaacaTGAGCTGAAGACACATTTACCACTAAACCTTATATGA
- the IDS2 gene encoding Ids2p (similar to Saccharomyces cerevisiae IDS2 (YJL146W); ancestral locus Anc_1.204) yields the protein MDNQQERISEDITGDLAAAVRKSWSESQENPLLLNFNNSPIGTPTDRYSPEPAIAMEGDTMNPSSLARGSRQEQQRLYNSAQSRQKYDQQQQDYQLFKHHYSLGQETRESVADILNDLTLGSPEPSERISPIRQPSVDVPPLTTRRSSIQDVQWIRHLLNPRSSFSGVSANEPASSPNDLLNQSRAWITILHDSSAESLQAVIVLAQSLKNVNSQYSLWVLHPSEVNAFQLRQVGIKTLIIDEYINLFLNFGTGSGFNDSSQVTETKHDLNFKWCKLFLFFSLIDKFELICYLSPTCLVSKNIDELLESPEVSDEIDNETCVLLSNKVNYINGELASIGQDRNCDRVYDEDPQVIILKPNSAVAMCIKEYFTIYGNDFEGESKRSMFHQMNDLQIMKALFGDKWGYIDSGGYCAVPVTSIPADTLNYKIVDFRILKPWERENYIFAGQHLDSIMNKWLDIWRDFLNQAN from the coding sequence ATGGATAATCAGCAGGAGCGTATATCTGAGGATATCACTGGCGATCTAGCTGCGGCTGTCAGGAAATCATGGTCAGAATCGCAGGAGAACCCGCTGTTGTTGAACTTTAATAACTCTCCCATAGGTACACCAACAGATAGGTACTCCCCTGAGCCAGCAATAGCGATGGAGGGAGATACAATGAACCCTTCATCTCTCGCAAGAGGGTCAAGGCAGGAGCAGCAAAGACTGTATAACTCAGCTCAATCTCGCCAAAAGTATGATCAGCAACAGCAAGATTATCAATTGTTTAAGCATCATTATTCTCTGGGGCAGGAGACAAGAGAATCTGTCGCCGATATTCTCAATGATTTGACTCTCGGATCCCCGGAACCTAGTGAAAGGATATCGCCGATAAGACAGCCATCGGTGGATGTCCCCCCCTTAACTACGAGGCGTAGTTCTATTCAGGATGTTCAATGGATAAGACATTTACTAAATCCAAGAAGTTCGTTTTCTGGTGTATCTGCGAATGAACCAGCCAGTTCCCCTAATGATTTGCTCAATCAGAGCAGAGCTTGGATAACAATATTACACGATTCATCAGCAGAATCATTACAGGCTGTTATTGTGTTAGCCCAGTCATTGAAGAATGTCAATTCCCAATATAGTCTTTGGGTATTGCATCCCAGCGAAGTCAATGCTTTCCAATTGAGACAAGTGGGAATTAAGACGTTAATAATAGATGAATACAtcaatttgtttttgaattttgggACTGGCTCGGGGTTTAATGACAGTTCACAAGTAACCGAAACAAAGCACGATTTAAACTTTAAATGGTGTAAGCTattcctcttcttttcattgattgacaaatttgaattgaTCTGCTATTTGTCCCCTACATGTCTGGtatcaaaaaatatcgATGAACTATTGGAAAGTCCTGAGGTGTCCGATGagattgataatgaaacCTGTGTTTTGTTATCGAATAAGGTAAATTACATCAACGGCGAGCTTGCTAGCATAGGGCAAGACCGAAATTGCGATAGAGTTTATGATGAAGATCCTCAAGTTATTATATTAAAACCTAATAGCGCAGTGGCAATGTGTATTAAGGAGTATTTTACGATTTACGGAAACGATTTTGAAGGTGAAAGTAAAAGATCAATGTTTCATCAAATGAATGATTTACAAATAATGAAGGCATTGTTTGGAGACAAATGGGGCTACATAGATAGTGGTGGCTACTGTGCTGTTCCCGTAACCAGCATCCCAGCAGACACCTTAAATTATAAGATAGTCGATTTTAGAATCTTGAAACCCTGGGAAAGGGAAAACTACATTTTTGCCGGTCAACATCTAGATTCTATCATGAACAAATGGCTAGATATTTGGCGAGACTTTCTAAACCAAgcaaattga
- the SFH5 gene encoding Sfh5p (similar to Saccharomyces cerevisiae SFH5 (YJL145W); ancestral locus Anc_1.205), whose protein sequence is MKFNNDNEKQVFDKLKKAIPGIIKEKCAGYDELYGYKLNSEGLTSEEVEKYYDEKIADCLIYKLCKAYQFEYATVVQNLVDILKWRKEFNPLSCAYREVHNTELQSVGILTFDANGDANKKAVTWNLYGQLVKRKELFQEVNKFVRYRVGLMEKGLSLLDFTSEDNCYMTQVHDYKGVSVWRMDSDIRNCSKTVIGIFQNYYPELLYAKYFVNVPTVFGWVYDLIKKFVDESTRKKFVVLTEGKKLGQYLKDCPQEDYGGKDKQNTLSKQNITNVHPTEYGLYILQKQIIEDVE, encoded by the coding sequence atgaagttcAACAATGACAATGAGAAACAGGTTTTCGATAAACTTAAAAAAGCAATTCCTGGGATCATTAAGGAAAAATGTGCAGGGTACGATGAGTTGTATGGTTATAAACTGAATTCTGAAGGTCTAACTTCAGAGGAGGTCGAGAAATACTACGACGAAAAGATTGCGGACTGCTTAATTTACAAACTTTGCAAAGCATATCAATTTGAATACGCCACTGTTGTGCAAAACTTGGTTGATATCTTAAAATGGAGGAAGGAGTTCAATCCATTGAGTTGTGCCTACAGGGAGGTTCATAACACGGAGCTGCAAAGCGTTGGTATTTTGACATTCGATGCGAATGGCGATGCCAATAAAAAAGCCGTCACTTGGAACTTATATGGTCAGCTGGTCAAAAGGAAGGAATTGTTTCAGGAAGTAAATAAATTTGTGCGCTATAGAGTCGGGCTTATGGAAAAGGGTTTGAGTCTATTAGATTTTACCAGCGAGGACAATTGCTACATGACCCAAGTCCACGATTACAAGGGCGTCTCTGTCTGGAGAATGGACTCTGATATTAGGAATTGCAGCAAAACCGTCATTGgcattttccaaaactATTACCCAGAATTGTTATACGCAAAGTACTTTGTCAACGTCCCCACTGTTTTTGGCTGGGTCTATGATTTGATTAAGAAGTTTGTTGACGAAAGCACcagaaagaaatttgtaGTATTAACTGAAGGTAAAAAGTTGGGTCAGTATTTAAAGGACTGTCCCCAGGAGGATTACGGCGGGAAGGACAAGCAGAACACTTTGAGCAAGCAAAACATCACAAACGTCCACCCAACGGAGTACGGCCTTTACATCCTGCAAAAGCAGATCATCGAAGACGTTGAGTAA
- the ROQ1 gene encoding Roq1p (similar to Saccharomyces cerevisiae YJL144W; ancestral locus Anc_1.205b) yields MLRKGTSTIYKTHKKSNSSILRSQRDQTRMDSLVEESPMGDFGVHNQPTQPGVIYYFVELTNLGIQENSSSNNNNNNNNNNNNNGENSNNENDENGTRYGHGSSSGGNVHSRRYS; encoded by the coding sequence ATGCTAAGAAAAGGAACTTCAACGATATACAAGACACACAAGAaaagcaacagcagcataCTCAGGAGCCAGCGAGACCAAACTAGGATGGATTCGTTGGTGGAAGAATCTCCCATGGGTGATTTTGGGGTCCATAACCAACCTACGCAGCCCGGCGTGATATACTACTTTGTCGAGTTGACTAATTTAGGCATACAAGAGAACTCCAGCagcaataataacaacaacaacaacaacaacaacaacaacaacggCGAAAATAGCAACAATGAGAACGATGAGAACGGCACCCGATACGGCCACGGTAGCAGTTCAGGCGGGAACGTCCATTCCCGTCGTTACTCGTAA
- the TIM17 gene encoding protein transporter TIM17 (similar to Saccharomyces cerevisiae TIM17 (YJL143W); ancestral locus Anc_1.206) → MSADHSRDPCPIVILNDFGGAFAMGAIGGVVWHGVKGFRNSPLGERRSGAVSAIKARAPVLGGNFGVWGGLFSTFDCAVKAVRKREDPWNAIIAGFFTGGALAVRGGWRHTRNSSITCACLLGVIEGVGLMFQRYSAWQAKPMAPPLPEAPPSQPLQA, encoded by the coding sequence ATGTCTGCCGATCATTCCAGAGATCCATGTCCTATAGTAATATTAAATGATTTCGGCGGTGCCTTTGCCATGGGCGCTATTGGTGGTGTTGTCTGGCATGGGGTTAAAGGTTTTAGAAATTCGCCATTAGGTGAACGTCGTTCAGGAGCTGTGAGTGCCATCAAGGCGCGTGCTCCTGTACTAGGTGGTAACTTCGGTGTATGGGGTGGTCTGTTCTCTACTTTTGATTGCGCTGTGAAAGCCGTcaggaaaagagaagatcCATGGAATGCTATCATTGCAGGGTTTTTCACTGGTGGTGCTTTGGCCGTAAGAGGCGGTTGGAGACATACAAGAAATAGTTCCATCACATGTGCTTGTTTGTTGGGTGTGATTGAAGGTGTGGGGTTAATGTTTCAAAGGTACTCCGCTTGGCAAGCCAAACCTATGGCTCCTCCTTTACCTGAAGCTCCTCCCTCCCAACCTTTACAGGCTTAG
- the YAK1 gene encoding serine/threonine protein kinase YAK1 (similar to Saccharomyces cerevisiae YAK1 (YJL141C); ancestral locus Anc_1.207), which translates to MNTSNNNDSTSSNGKNTSLSPTLATHSDASMGSGGASQDTSHLGSSIWNPSYMNQSSQRPLQKQQQLQQQQNPQFCFVNPWNEEKVTNSQQNLVYPPQYDDLNTSESLDAYRRRKSSLVVPPTRAPAPNPFQYDSYPAYTSSNTSLPANNGGQYPFAYQQQQHAYQQGAIPPSQYGTRFVPSLYDRQEFQRRQSLAATNYSSNFSSVNSNANQGTSSIPTISPYRRLSAYPPSTSPPLQPPFKQLRRDEVQAQKLSIPQMQPCNSKSDLQPVLNATPKFRRASLNSKTISPLVSVTKSLITTYSLCSPDFTYQTSKNPKRVLTKPSEGKCNNGFDNINSDYILYVNDVLGVEQNRKYLVLDILGQGTFGQVVKCQNLLTKEILAVKVVKSRTEYLTQSITEAKILELLNQKIDPANKHHFLRMHDSFVHKNHLCLVFELLSNNLYELLKQNKFHGLSMDLIRTFTTQILDSLCVLKESKLIHCDLKPENILLCAPDKPELKIIDFGSSCEEARTVYTYIQSRFYRAPEIILGIPYSTSIDMWSVGCIVAELFLGIPIFPGASEYNQLTRIIDTLGYPPSWMIDMGKNSGKFMKGLTPEESGTSAQKHRMKTIEEFCREYNIIEKPSKQYFKWKKLPDIIRNYRYPKSIQNSQDLIDQEMQNRECLIHFLGGVLNLNPLERWTPQQAMLHPFITKQEFSGEWFPPGSSLPGPSGKYDSTKVQQKGHGRMSDSSGNASHNYVYNSGNVSGGADSVDIGTISKRKENISSSFLNDCVVSHSVQEGPTSEFNKLHIVEE; encoded by the coding sequence ATGAACACATCAAATAATAACGACTCAACCAGCAGTAATGGTAAGAATACCTCTTTAAGCCCGACCTTAGCCACGCACAGTGATGCTAGTATGGGCTCAGGTGGAGCAAGTCAGGACACTAGCCATTTGGGAAGCAGTATATGGAACCCATCATACATGAATCAATCCTCCCAAAGGCCTTTGCAGAAGCAGCAGCAATtgcagcaacaacaaaacCCGCAATTCTGCTTCGTGAATCCCTGGAATGAGGAAAAAGTAACTAATTCCCAGCAAAATCTGGTGTATCCTCCCCAGTACGATGATCTGAATACAAGTGAAAGCTTAGATGCGTACAGACGGCGTAAATCTAGTCTCGTTGTGCCTCCAACAAGGGCACCCGCCCCAAACCCTTTCCAGTACGACAGTTATCCTGCCTACACGAGCTCTAACACGAGCCTACCAGCTAATAACGGTGGCCAGTACCCTTTTGCTTatcaacagcagcaacatGCATACCAGCAGGGTGCTATCCCCCCCTCACAATATGGAACAAGGTTTGTACCGTCTCTTTACGATCGCCAAGAGTTTCAAAGAAGGCAAAGTCTAGCTGCGACGAATTACTCGTCCAACTTTTCCTCTGTAAACTCAAACGCCAATCAAGGAACAAGCTCCATACCAACGATTTCACCCTATAGAAGGCTCAGTGCATATCCTCCAAGTACAAGTCCCCCCCTACAGCCTCCTTTCAAGCAGTTACGGAGAGATGAAGTACAAGCTCAAAAATTATCTATTCCCCAGATGCAACCCTGCAACTCTAAAAGCGACCTCCAACCGGTCTTGAACGCAACTCCGAAATTCAGACGTGCATCACTTAATTCCAAGACGATATCTCCCTTAGTTAGCGTAACAAAAAGTCTAATTACCACATATTCCTTGTGTTCTCCCGACTTTACCTACCAAACGTCTAAAAATCCCAAAAGAGTGCTGACTAAACCCAGCGAGGGAAAATGTAATAATGGATTTGATAATATAAACAGCGATTATATTCTTTATGTGAATGATGTTTTGGGTGTAGAGCAAAATAGAAAGTACCTAGTGCTTGATATCTTGGGTCAAGGTACGTTTGGTCAAGTGGTCAAATGTCAAAATTTGCTAACTAAGGAAATTTTGGCAGTAAAAGTGGTTAAATCCAGAACAGAGTATCTGACACAAAGTATAACGGAAGCCAAAATATTAGAGTTGCTGAATCAAAAGATAGATCCTGCTAATAAGCACCATTTCCTCAGAATGCATGATTCATTTGTCCACAAGAACCACTTATGTTTGGTCTTTGAGCTACTGAGTAATAACCTTTACGAATTGCTAAAGCAAAACAAGTTTCATGGATTGTCTATGGATCTGATCAGAACTTTCACTACCCAAATACTGGATTCATTGTGCGTCTTGAAGGAAAGTAAACTAATTCATTGCGATTTGAAGCCGGAGAATATTTTACTTTGTGCTCCAGATAAGccagaattgaaaatcatcGATTTTGGTTCGTCATGTGAAGAAGCAAGAACTGTTTACACATATATTCAGTCCAGATTTTATCGTGCTCCTGAGATTATACTGGGTATCCCATATTCGACTAGTATCGATATGTGGTCCGTGGGTTGTATTGTGGCtgaattatttttgggTATACCAATTTTTCCAGGTGCTTCCGAATATAACCAGCTGACGAGAATAATTGACACACTTGGTTATCCTCCATCGTGGATGATAGATATGGGTAaaaattctggaaaatttaTGAAAGGATTGACACCGGAAGAAAGTGGTACCTCTGCACAAAAGCATCGTATGAAAACCATCGAAGAGTTCTGCAGAGAATACAATATAATAGAAAAGCCAAGTAAGCAGTACTTtaaatggaaaaaattgccGGATATTATCAGAAACTACAGGTACCCCAAAAGCATTCAGAACTCTCAAGATCTTATTGACCAAGAAATGCAAAATAGGGAATGTTTAATTCATTTCTTAGGCGGTGTGCTCAATTTGAACCCGCTAGAAAGATGGACACCACAACAGGCAATGCTACATCCATTTATCACGAAGCAGGAATTCTCAGGCGAATGGTTTCCTCCAGGGTCTTCTTTACCTGGACCATCAGGAAAATACGATAGCACAAAGGTCCAGCAGAAGGGCCATGGACGCATGAGCGATTCTAGTGGCAATGCCAGCCACAACTATGTCTATAATTCTGGTAATGTCAGTGGCGGTGCTGACAGCGTTGACATCGGAACTATcagcaaaagaaaggaaaacatATCTAGCAGCTTTCTTAATGACTGTGTCGTAAGTCATTCTGTCCAAGAAGGCCCAACAAGTGAATTCAATAAACTTCACATTGTCGAGGAGTAG